In the genome of Candidatus Methylomirabilota bacterium, the window TCATCGTGACCGATACCCCTGAGATCCGGACGCTCACCATCGGCCTCGGCATGTTCGTGCAGCAGGAATCGGGCGCCGACTGGACCCTGCTGATGGCCGCGACGGCGTTCGTCACCGCGCCGCTCATGGTGATCTTCCTGATATTCCAGCGGCGCTTCGTGGAGAGCTTCATGACGTCGGGTCTGAAGGGCTAGAGCTCAGTGCCTCGCGAAAGGAGAAGGCCATGCACACTCTCCGATGGGTTCTCGCCGCGCTCCTCCTGGCCGCCGCCGGTGGCGGGGGCGGTGTCGCGCTCGCCCAGGCTAAGCTGGTCCGCCTCACCTTCTACTATCCCGTGGGCGTGGCCGGTCCGCTCGCCAAGGTCATCGGTGACCTGACCGACCAGTTCAACAAGGCCCATCCCGGCCTCGAGGTCGTGCCGGTGTACTCCGGCGACTACGACCCGACCCTCCAGAAGGTGCAGACGGCGGTGATGGCGGGCAACCCCCCGGACGTCTTCATCGTGGAGATCTCCGAGCTCCACACGCTCCTGGCCATGAACGCCATCATTCCGCTGGACGAGTACGTGCGGCGCGCGGAAGGGGGCAAGTACTGGGAGGACTTCTTCCCGGCCTTCCGCGAGAACAGCGTGGTGGGTGGGAAGATCTGGTGGATCCCCTTCCAGCGCTCGACGCCCGTCCTCTATTGGAACAAGGAGGCCTTTCGGAGGGCCGGGCTCGACCCCGACAAGCCGCCCAAGACGTGGGATGAGCTCCGGGAGTACGCCAAGAAGCTCACCGTCCGGGACGGCACCGAGGTCAAGCAGTGGGGGGTCACGATCTCGGGCGGCTGGCACGACTGGCTGTTCGAGGCCTTCGTCCGCCAGAACGGCGGGTGGCTGATCAACCCGGAGGGGACCCGAGCCAACTTCAACTCGAAGGAGGCCGGCGAGGCCCTCGAGTTCTGGGTCGAGCTCTTGCACCAGGAGAAGGTCGGGCCGCCGCACTCCACCTGGGCCTCGACGCCGCCCGACTTCGTCGCCGGGCGCACCGCCCTGCTCTACCACTCGACGGGCATCCTCACGTTCCTCAAGAACTCGACCAAGTTCGATTTCGGCGTCGGCTTCATGCCGGCCAGGAAGTCATACGGGGCCGAGGTCGGCGGCGGCAACCTGGCCATCGCCCGGAAGATTCCCAGGGAGCGGCAGGAGGCCGCCTGGAAGTTCATCGAGTGGCTGACCTCCGCCGAGAATGCGGCGAAATGGAGCATCGCCTCCGGGTACGTCGCCACCCGGGTCTCCGCCTACGACCGACCGGAGCTGAGGGCCCACGTCGAGAAGAACCCCGAGTACCTGGTGGCCCGCGACCAGCTCAAGTACGCGTCGGCCAAGATGATGGCGCCGAATTACCAGAAGATCCGGGAGATCCTCAAGAAGCAGCTCGACGACGCGGTGGACGGCCGGGTGAGCCCCAAGGACGCCCTGGAGACGGTCCAGAAACAGGTCAGCAGCGTGATCAAGCGCTAGGTCATTTCGGGGGGGTCTCGGAAGCCCCGGCGGGGGCGCGGCGTCCGGTCAGCGGACTTCCCGCCAGGCGGCTTCGGCCTGGCCCAGCCAGAAGGGCATGCCGACAGCCCCGAGGAGCTCGACGGCGCGGCCCAGATGCTCCTTCGCGCCGGGGGCGTGTCCGACACGCAGGTAGAGCCGCCCGAGGCCGAGATGGCAGCAGGCGGCCAGCGGGCGCATCCCGCACTCGCCGGCCAGCCTCAGGGCCTCGCCGTACCGGGTCTCCGCCACCTGGACGTCCGGGCGGACCCGACAGCGTTCCACCTCGCCGAGGAGTCGGAGCGCCCCAGCCTCGTTCCCGCGCTCCGAGTGGGCCCGCGCCAGCTCGAGAGCCCGGCGGGCCAGCGTGTCGGCCGCGTCCAGATGGCCGCTCAGGAGCTGCGCCTCGCCGAGCATCGCGACTTCGCTGGAGTGCCGCACCATGTTGCCGGTCGCCGCCGTGCGGTCCACGGCCTCCTGGAGGAGCTCCACCCCCTCGGCGAGGCGGCCGGAGAGGGCATAGACGTAGCCGAGGCTGGAGGCGACGTTCGGGAACCAGGCCGGCAGGGTCCAGCGGCGGCACATCGCGAGACTGTGCTCGAGCGTCGCGACCGCGCGCTCCAGGTCGGCACGGTGCTGATAGAGGAAGCCGAGCGTATAGTGAGCGACGGTGAGCGACAGGGGCTGGTCGGTGGCGACCGCGACCTCGATCGCTTCCCGAGCCCGGATGCTCCCCTCCTCGAACTCGCCGAGCCGGGCCAGCGACCACGTGAGCCAGGCCCGGAAGAACATGGCGCCGGGCCCGGGGAGCCCGAACCGATGCTGCACGAGATCGCCTCGGAGGGAGGTCACCGTCCGGCGGAGGACGTCGGCAGCCCGCCGGAAGTCGCCCGACGCGTAGTAGGCCGAGCCCAGGTACGCGTTCGTCAGCACCTGCAGCTCCGGATCCTCGACCTCGATGGCCAGCGCCAGGGCGCGACGGCCGCACTCGATCGCCTGGTCGGGATGGCCCAGCAGGGACAGATCCCGCGCGACATACGCGCTGATCCAGGCGAGCCGACGGTGGTCACCCAGGGTGCGGGCGACGGCCTCGGTGACACGCAGCTGCTCCAGGTCGCGGGAGATCTCGCCCAGCGGCAGCAAGGCATTCCGCATTGCGAAGCTCAGCTCGACACGCTGCACGAGCCGCTCGCGGGTTTCGGGCAAGCGATCGAGGGCGGCCCGCGATTGCTCGAAGTGGGCGACCGCCTCGCGGTAGGCCGATCGCGCCGCCGCCCGGGACCCCGCCTGACGACCGTACAGCGCCGCCTTCTCCCAGACCTCGCCGCGCTGCGCGTGGTGGGCAAGACGATCGACCTGTTCGGTCAGCCGGTCGGCGTAGAGCCGCTCGATGGCCGCCACGATGCGGGCATGGATGGCCTTGCGGCGCTCGTGCAGGAGACCGCCGTAGGCGACCTCGTAGGTCAAGGCGTGCCTGAACGCGTACTCGGGCTCGGGGTAGAGGGTTCTCTCGTAGAGGAACTCGGCGTCCCGTAGCCGGGCCAGCCCGCCACGTAGGACGCTCTCGTCCTCGTCGACGACCGTTCGGATGAGGCCGAGCGGCGCCTCGCTGCCGATCGCCGAGGTGACCTGGAGCAGCCGCTTGTCCTCCGGTGGCAGGCGATCGATGCGCGCGGCCAGCATGGCCTGGACGGAGACCGGGACCTGGATCCGCTCGACGTCCCGGACCAGGCGGTACGCCCCCAGATCACCGGTCAGCACCCCGGTCTCTACGAGCGTCCGCACGCTCTCTTCGAGGAAGAACGGGTTCCCGGCCGACCGCTCGAGGAGCGTCGCCGGCAGCGTCCGCAGCGACGGATGATCGCCGAGGAGCGCGCGCACCAGCTCGGCGGCGCTCTCGGCCGGCAAGGGACCGACGCGCAGCGGGACGAACGAGGCCCGGCTCCCCCACCGGTGAGAAAGCTCGGGACGGTGGTTGACGAGGAGCAGCAGGCGCACCGTCTGTAGTTCGTCGATCAGCGCGTCCAGGAGCGCCTGCGTCTCGTGGTCGATCCAGTGCGCGTCCTCGACGACCAGCATGAGCGGCTGGTTCTGGCTCTCCCGGAGGAGCAGCCGCGTGATGGCGTCGTTCGTGTAGCGCCGGCGCTCGGGCGGCTCCATGGCCTGCCTGCGCGGGTCGCCGGCCGGCGACCCCAGCAGCGCCAGGAAGGCCGGCAAGGTCGGGACCAGGGCAGCGTCGAGAGCGCGGAGCCGGCCGGTCACCTTCTCGCGAACCGTGGCCGGATCGTCGCTCTCCTCCACGCGGAAGTAGCTCTTGAGCAGGGTGATGACCGGCAGGTACGGCGTGGCCCGGCCGTACGACGTGGCGGCCGTCTCGAGGAGAAGCCAGCCGCTCGCGCTGGGGGAGCGGGTGAACTCCCAGAACAGGCGAGACTTGCCGACCCCGGGCTCGCCGACGAGGGCGATGACCTGTCCGTGCCCGGCGACCGCGCGGTCCCGCGCCTGGCGGATCGCGTCGTACTCGGCGAGTCGGCCGACGAAGCGGCTGAGCCCACGGGCGGCGGCGACCTGGAACCGTAACCGGGCGGGCTCGGCGCCGACCAGCTCGAAGACTTCCACCGGGTCGGCCAGGCCCTTGATGGCGACGGGCCCCAGGGATCGGACGCGCAGATAGCCTTGCCCGAGGCGGACGGTCGCCCCCGCGCACAGCACCGCCCCGGCCTCGGCCATCTGCTCGAGCCGGGCAGCCAGATGCGTCGTCTCGCCGACCGCGGTGTAGTCCATGTTCAGGTCGGACGCGATCGTCCGCACCAAGACCTCGCCGGAGTTGATGCCGACGTGGATCTCGACCGGGGCCGGCGCCTCGGGCCCGACGG includes:
- a CDS encoding ABC transporter substrate-binding protein, whose protein sequence is MHTLRWVLAALLLAAAGGGGGVALAQAKLVRLTFYYPVGVAGPLAKVIGDLTDQFNKAHPGLEVVPVYSGDYDPTLQKVQTAVMAGNPPDVFIVEISELHTLLAMNAIIPLDEYVRRAEGGKYWEDFFPAFRENSVVGGKIWWIPFQRSTPVLYWNKEAFRRAGLDPDKPPKTWDELREYAKKLTVRDGTEVKQWGVTISGGWHDWLFEAFVRQNGGWLINPEGTRANFNSKEAGEALEFWVELLHQEKVGPPHSTWASTPPDFVAGRTALLYHSTGILTFLKNSTKFDFGVGFMPARKSYGAEVGGGNLAIARKIPRERQEAAWKFIEWLTSAENAAKWSIASGYVATRVSAYDRPELRAHVEKNPEYLVARDQLKYASAKMMAPNYQKIREILKKQLDDAVDGRVSPKDALETVQKQVSSVIKR
- a CDS encoding AAA family ATPase; its protein translation is MRCPRCRAPNRVGAYFCRECGDALGDVCPACGARLEAEGRFCDQCGAPASRSVVSSALPARFASPVAYTPAHLAERILISRSALEGERKQVTVLFADIKGSMELLAGRDPEEARRLLDPVLELMMEAVHFYEGTVNQVLGDGIMALFGAPLALEDHALRACYAALRMQEKLLRSGPAVGPEAPAPVEIHVGINSGEVLVRTIASDLNMDYTAVGETTHLAARLEQMAEAGAVLCAGATVRLGQGYLRVRSLGPVAIKGLADPVEVFELVGAEPARLRFQVAAARGLSRFVGRLAEYDAIRQARDRAVAGHGQVIALVGEPGVGKSRLFWEFTRSPSASGWLLLETAATSYGRATPYLPVITLLKSYFRVEESDDPATVREKVTGRLRALDAALVPTLPAFLALLGSPAGDPRRQAMEPPERRRYTNDAITRLLLRESQNQPLMLVVEDAHWIDHETQALLDALIDELQTVRLLLLVNHRPELSHRWGSRASFVPLRVGPLPAESAAELVRALLGDHPSLRTLPATLLERSAGNPFFLEESVRTLVETGVLTGDLGAYRLVRDVERIQVPVSVQAMLAARIDRLPPEDKRLLQVTSAIGSEAPLGLIRTVVDEDESVLRGGLARLRDAEFLYERTLYPEPEYAFRHALTYEVAYGGLLHERRKAIHARIVAAIERLYADRLTEQVDRLAHHAQRGEVWEKAALYGRQAGSRAAARSAYREAVAHFEQSRAALDRLPETRERLVQRVELSFAMRNALLPLGEISRDLEQLRVTEAVARTLGDHRRLAWISAYVARDLSLLGHPDQAIECGRRALALAIEVEDPELQVLTNAYLGSAYYASGDFRRAADVLRRTVTSLRGDLVQHRFGLPGPGAMFFRAWLTWSLARLGEFEEGSIRAREAIEVAVATDQPLSLTVAHYTLGFLYQHRADLERAVATLEHSLAMCRRWTLPAWFPNVASSLGYVYALSGRLAEGVELLQEAVDRTAATGNMVRHSSEVAMLGEAQLLSGHLDAADTLARRALELARAHSERGNEAGALRLLGEVERCRVRPDVQVAETRYGEALRLAGECGMRPLAACCHLGLGRLYLRVGHAPGAKEHLGRAVELLGAVGMPFWLGQAEAAWREVR